In Lacerta agilis isolate rLacAgi1 chromosome 1, rLacAgi1.pri, whole genome shotgun sequence, the following proteins share a genomic window:
- the ZC3H14 gene encoding zinc finger CCCH domain-containing protein 14, whose protein sequence is MEIGTEISRKIRSAIKGKLQELGAYVDEELPDYIMVMVANKKSQEQMTEDLSLFLGNNTVRFTVWLHGVLDKLRSVTTEPTNLKSSESNIFESSLPSVKSISSGNEERSGEEVLQPLTVSSSRPERSDSRVSTSSQEQKIAASRQPRQDTSPSLLMSTVKPLRELSPLEAVIDIKPEPDDLIDEDLNFVQENRLPRKKPLVTVTYGSSRPSAEIYRPPASRGAEGNMPFQRMPQQSSIQTDKQLDMQGGRSLEAVQLCDPDVFGSLAESYRPTAKGNADKISSEEENLRKRKLPVVSSVVRVKRFSNDGEEEEEEEDCGLRLGGISSSVSVPAKPERRPSLPPNKQANKNLILKAISEAQESVTKTTNYSAVPAKQTVPVAPRTRTSQEETFLEVMHGQSRPSRGNSQIQEEEPKEQALGRLPGTQQRQLFSRLQIEPAIGEALQKAQDYYDLESMVHTDTRSFILKKPKLSEEIMVPQNLEVSKRASEALQALSGRLIQTREQLVQPEKPASPKFIVTLDGVPSPPGYLSDQEEEEMSLMEGVKPVAPKATANKGLRSLRAQQMHIISRQLESTDVEMEDVGALHKAEKVPERCKYWPACKNGDECAFHHPTLPCKVFPNCKFADKCLFIHPNCKYDAKCTKPDCPYTHASRRTPLPPPKPAPSPAPPTSSNSQLCRFFPACKKMECPFYHPKHCRFNTQCTRVDCTFYHPSVSVPPRHALKWTRTQTSE, encoded by the exons ATGAAGAGCTGCCTGATTATATCATGGTCATGGTGGCCAACAAGAAGAGCCAGGAGCAGATGACGGAGGACCTTTCCCTCTTTCTAGGAAACAACACTGTGAGATTCACTGTATG GCTTCATGGTGTGCTAGATAAGCTTCGGTCTGTAACTACAG AACCTACCAACTTAAAATCTTCTGAATCGAACATCTTTGAGAGCAGTTTGCCTTCTGTCAAAAGCATTTCAAGTGGAAATGAGGAGAGAAGTGGGGAGGAAGTCCTACAGCCCCTTACAGTCTCAAGTTCTCGACCAGAAAGGAGTGACTCTCGAGTTTCAACCAGCTCCCAGGAACAGAAAATTGCTGCTTCCCG GCAGCCTCGCCAAGACACTTCCCCATCTCTCCTGATGTCAACTGTGAAACCTCTCAGGGAGCTGTCCCCCTTGGAAGCTGTGATCGACATTAAGCCTGAGCCGGATGACCTCATTGATGAAGACCTCAATTTTGTGCAGGAGAATCGGCTGCCCCGGAAGAAACCTCTCGTGACGGTGACTTACGGTTCCTCCCGCCCATCTGCTGAAATCTACCGCCCACCAGCAAGCCGAGGTGCAGAAGGCAACATGCCCTTTCAGAGAATGCCACAACAGAGTAGCATACAGACTGACAAGCAGCTCGACATGCAGGGCGGCAGGTCACTGGAAGCCGTCCAGCTCTGCGATCCAGACGTGTTTGGCAGCTTGGCTGAGAGTTACAGGCCCACTGCCAAAGGGAATGCTGATAAAATTAGCAGTGAG GAAGAAAACTTGAGGAAGAGAAAACTCCCAGTTGTAAGCTCTGTAGTTCGAGTGAAACGGTTCAGCAacgatggagaggaggaggaggaagaggaagactgtGGACTCCGTCTGGGAGGCATCTCCAGCAGCGTCTCTGTGCCTGCAAAACCTGAGAGAAG GCCTTCGCTGCCGCCTAACAAACAGGCCAATAAGAATTTAATATTGAAAGCTATCTCTGAAGCCCAGGAATCTGTTACAAAGACAACAAATTATTCTGCAG TGCCAGCAAAGCAGACAgttcctgtggctcccagaaccCGGACATCTCAGGAGGAAACCTTTCTGGAAGTGATGCATGGCCAGAGCCGGCCATCCAGAGGGAACTCCCAGATACAGGAAGAGGAGCCAAAGGAACAAGCATTAGGGAGACTTCCAG GAACCCAGCAAAGGCAGCTCTTTTCTCGTCTCCAGATCGAACCGGCCATTGGAGAAGCATTACAAAAGGCACAAG ATTACTATGACTTGGAATCGATGGTCCACACAGACACCAGATCGTTTATCTTGAAGAAGCCCAAGCTGTCTGAGGAGATAATGGTGCCCCAGAATCTGGAAGTGAGTAAGAGGGCCTCGGAGGCCTTACAGGCACTCTCAGGACGGCTCATACAGACAAG GGAGCAGCTTGTGCAGCCAGAGAAGCCTGCTAGTCCGAAGTTCATAGTCACCTTGGACGGAGTCCCCAGCCCGCCAGGATACTTGTCTgatcaagaggaggaggaaatgagtCTCATGGAAGGAGTAAAGCCAGTTGCCCCCAAAGCAACAGCCAACAAAGGATTAAGAAGCCTTCGTGCGCAACAGATGCACATTATATCCAGACAGCTGGAGAGCACCGATG TGGAGATGGAGGATGTTGGTGCCCTGCACAAAGCAGAAAAAGTACCCGAGCGCTGCAAGTATTGGCCCGCCTGCAAAAATGGAGATGAATGTGCCTTCCATCACCCCACATTGCCATGCAA AGTCTTTCCCAACTGCAAATTTGCTGACAAATGCTTGTTCATCCATCCAAATTGTAAATACGATGCCAAGTGCACCAAGCCAGATTGCCCCTACACTCATGCCAGTCGGCGGACCCCACTGCCTCCTCCTAAACCAG CTCCATCTCCAGCACCGCCAACATCTTCTAACAGCCAACTCTGTCGATTCTTCCCTGCTTGTAAGAAAATGGAATGCCCTTTCTACCATCCCAAA CATTGCAGGTTTAACACTCAGTGTACCAGAGTCGACTGTACGTTTTACCATCCTTCTGTTTCTGTACCACCACGTCATGCCTTAAAATGGACCCGAACCCAAACTAG tgaatAA